The Oxyura jamaicensis isolate SHBP4307 breed ruddy duck unplaced genomic scaffold, BPBGC_Ojam_1.0 oxyUn_random_OJ67338, whole genome shotgun sequence genomic interval AGGCTCCTGGGCCcaaggggagctcctggcaagcgggcagtgctgcagagacacagccctgcccaggagcagctcctctgcacagcgcagcagggctgggggcactgcctgcacaGACAGAGTGCTTAAAGGCAGGCAGAAGGGGCAGGATGCACAGAGCTCACTGGGGAAGAACACCTCCCAGCCCTGACCCCGGTAAGTCTCTGGCTGGAGGGCAATGCAGCCGCAGCtcctggaggaaggagaaacggtgggtgcaggcaggggtgtCCAGgtctgtggtgcagagcagggtccctgctgtgctccaggggctgtgtgccggggcagggcctctgctgcctgccacctgcccggggagctgcccagggcacTGCGGTGAGAAGCTGCAGGTGGaaggggccccccccccccccccccccccggcaggtCGGGGTCCTGCTGGTGGTGGGAGGCTGCCCGGCCCGGGCAGCCtgctcacagaatcacagcacaAAGTGTGTGTTTTCAAGGAGACTTTGCAAGAGCAGGGATAAGACTGGGAATTCCTGCTCCACTTTTAGCTTTCCAGactctctgctttcatttttctcttctttggttaagtgagattaaaaataaaggctgCTATTTCACATGCTTTTACATCCGAGCCTTCACAAGAAACATTACAAGGATCACAGCAAGTCCCTTTCCTGCCCCTCAGCCCATAGGAAGCTCCACCACCACACATGCAGTGTCAGCAGGCTCTGTGTGACCTGGTCTCTAGGATGtgtccccagccagctgcccctgggcagagccctgctgccaggaggtgtctgcagggcagagctgagcagccagcaggtgggatgggggctgtGACCTGCAGGCAGTCAGGAGGCGTGTGGTCAGAGACCCAGCTGCAGACagggacagctgcaggcagcagagctctggtCAGGCAGTGAGAGGGAGCTGCCCCCAGAGGCAACATGGGAGGGGCAATTTGGACATTTCCCTGCCATCCCTGAACTGTATATGCCTTCCCTGGAGCAACaccctgctttcctttctcttacaCTGTAGACCTCCTAAGAAGTCCTAATGTCATTAGGActtctgctgggctgcaggctgccttgCACAAGGGTACAactctgccccagcagctctgtgttaTCTAGCAGCCCCATGGAGAAGACACGTCAGTCCTAAGACCATAGAAATGCTGCTGGATGGCTGCATGTGGGCAGCTGCTGTGATCCCTCTGTGTTCATAATGAAGAGCAGAGAGCTGAGATCCCCCTCAGGTATGATGAGATAGGGTGAGGGGCTTAGAGATCTGCACTTTGAACCTGGATTCCTTTCCTGCAGGCAGAAGGCATTGGGACAGAGAACCAGCTGCAGGCAGTACACCCATGGGTAGGGAGTAAGGGGGTGCTGCTCCCAGAAACTCTGTGGAAGGGGAGATTTGTATATATCTTTGCCATCTATGCACTGCAGATTCCTTCTGGAGAGCAAACCCCAGTCTCCTTTCCCCTTCAGCACAGACCTCCAGCCATAATTTCAGGGGAGCATGTTCATGAGTTTCCTTTGGATTCTCAGGGTTGGAGGGTGAGAATTTACACATCTCTGGGCTAGATTTTCCAAGGGAAAGCTCAAGGTAGGTTCTGCATCCAGGGTTAACATTTTCCTGAGTCTCAGTTCACTATTGCATGCCCTTCtgggcagccatggggctggAAATGAAGTAATAGTGTGTTTGTCAGAGACTGAGGCTCTGAGCACATTGCTCTGGAAAAGATCTGCAGGTCTTTGCAGCACCTTACAAAGTCTTTTCACACACCTCAGCTTTAAGCCAACCATTGGCATCAATTTCCTTGTTTCTTGAGGGATTATTTGATCTTCTCCTCAGGATCTGGAAAGAGGGAGATACCCCTTACCAATGGTCTCCTCTTCGCTATAGCAGCAACCTCTGGCCATAATGTCATGATTTGCCTTTGGAGTCCACAGTGTCGGGGATAATTCAGGTGCAGCTCAGACACTGATGCTGCATGTTCTGCCATGCAGATATGTTAGTGAAGGAAAAGCTTCCATGTCCCCTCATGACATGTAGGGCTGTGGAAAAGCTGTGTGGGGGGCTGTGAATGAACTGACTGTGTTCGGGTCATCCCACTTTTAGGGCATTCCACTCTATTCCTtcaggggtgctgctgggttGCCGTCCTCtagggcacagctctgccatAGCAGCTCTGTTCTATCCATGGAGAAGACACCTGAAGGCTAAGGGCATGACAATGTTGCTGGACatctctggggggggggggggcgggtcTGTGTCCCTTGCTAGGAGGGGAGACTGCTGAGACTGGATATCATCCTCAACAGATGAGAAGATAGGAGATTTGCACTATGAACCTGGATTCCTTTGCTCTCAGCAGTGTCTAGATTATTCTCAGGGGAACACTGAGGGTTCTGATCTGAATCTGACCTCCCTCCAGCACAAAGAGCTCTCAGCACAAGGTAGCTGTGACCAGGACTTTGGGACAGGATGGCTGCCCTCACTCTGCTCTAGGGGACAGAGCCCTTCCTTCTCAGAACCCACAAGATTTCACCTGGAGTGCAGCAGAAATGTCAAGGAATTCCAGAGTCCCCTGCTCCCAATGACTCCCTCCAGAAGCATCAACCAGAGCTCAAGCAAGGTACCTGCAGAGGTTTTCCTGAAAGGGGAGCAACAGTTTTGAGGTTTAACAAGAAAACGAGTGTGTTTTACTCCAAGAGCTTAGCCTAACAGTGTACTATATTTTCCCCCTTGGACATGCCTCCATACCCACAGGCAGCACatgtccaacagcagctccatcactgagttcctcctcctgccattctCAGACacacgggagctgcagctcctgcactttgtgctcttcctgggcatctacctggctgccctcctgagCAACGGCCTCATTGTCACAGCCATAGCCTGtgaccaccacctccacacccccatgtacttcttcctcctcaacctcgccctcctcgacctgggctgcatctccaccactgtccccaaagccatggccaattccctctgggacaccagggGCATTTCCTACTTGGGATGTGCCACACAGgtcttttcatttgtcttcttgttttcagcagagttttttcttctcaccatCATGTCCTATGACCgctacattgccatctgcaagcccttgcactacgggagcctcctgggcagcagagcttgtgcccagatggcagcagctgcctggggtaGTGGGGTTCTCTATGCTCTTCTGCACActgccaatacattttccctgcccctctgccaaggcaatgctgtggaccagttc includes:
- the LOC118159116 gene encoding olfactory receptor 14C36-like; translation: MSNSSSITEFLLLPFSDTRELQLLHFVLFLGIYLAALLSNGLIVTAIACDHHLHTPMYFFLLNLALLDLGCISTTVPKAMANSLWDTRGISYLGCATQVFSFVFLFSAEFFLLTIMSYDRYIAICKPLHYGSLLGSRACAQMAAAAWGSGVLYALLHTANTFSLPLCQGNAVDQFFCEIPQILKLSCSQSHLREVWVLVTGVSLASGCFVFIFFSYVQIFRTVLRMPSEQGRHKAFSTCLPHLSVVSLFISTVFFAYLKPPSISCPSLDLVVTVMYSVVPSTFNPLIYSMRNQEINGAVRKAISWMFLNTDKFLLFLHK